A window of the Fragaria vesca subsp. vesca unplaced genomic scaffold, FraVesHawaii_1.0 scf0513126, whole genome shotgun sequence genome harbors these coding sequences:
- the LOC101310772 gene encoding elongation factor 1-alpha-like has translation MGKEKSHINIVVIGHVDSGKSTTTGHLIYKLGGIDKRVIERFEKEAAEMNKRSFKYAWVLDKLKAERERGITIDIALWKFETTKYYCTVIDAPGHRDFIKNMITGTSQADCAVLIIDSTTGGFEAGISKDGQTREHALLAFTLGVKQMICCCNKMDATTPKYSKARYDEIVKEVSSYLKKVGYNPEKIAFVPISGFEGDNMIDRSTNLDWYKGPTLLEALDQINEPKRPSDKPLRLPLQDVYKIGGIGTVPVGRVETGVIKPGMVVTFGPSGLTTEVKSVEMHHEALPEALPGDNVGFNVKNVAVKDLKRGYVASNSKDDPAKEAANFTSQVIIMNHPGQIGNGYAPVLDCHTSHIAVKFGEILTKIDRRSGKELEKEPKFLKNGDAGMVKMLPTKPMVVETFSEYPPLGRFAVRDMRQTVAVGVIKNVEKKDPSGAKVTKSAAKKK, from the exons ATGGGTAAGGAAAAGTCCCACATCAACATTGTGGTCATTGGCCACGTCGACTCTGGCAAGTCGACCACCACTGGTCACTTGATCTACAAGCTTGGTGGTATTGACAAGCGTGTGATCGAGAGGTTTGAGAAGGAGGCTGCTGAGATGAACAAGAGGTCATTCAAGTATGCCTGGGTGTTGGACAAGCTCAAGGCTGAGCGTGAGCGTGGTATCACCATTGATATTGCCTTGTGGAAGTTTGAGACCACCAAGTACTACTGCACTGTCATCGATGCTCCTGGACATCGTGATTTCATCAAGAACATGATTACTGGAACCTCTCAGGCTGATTGTGCTGTCCTCATCATTGACTCCACCACTGGTGGGTTTGAGGCTGGTATCTCAAAGGATGGGCAGACCCGTGAGCATGCTCTCCTTGCTTTCACTCTTGGTGTCAAGCAGATGATCTGTTGCTGTAACAAG ATGGATGCCACCACCCCCAAGTACTCAAAGGCAAGGTATGATGAAATCGTGAAGGAGGTCTCTTCCTACCTGAAGAAGGTTGGATACAACCCAGAGAAGATTGCCTTTGTTCCCATTTCTGGATTCGAGGGTGACAACATGATTGACAGATCCACCAACCTTGACTGGTACAAGGGTCCTACCCTCCTTGAGGCTCTTGACCAGATCAACGAGCCAAAGAGGCCCTCAGACAAGCCCCTCCGTCTCCCACTCCAGGATGTGTACAAGATTGGTGGCATTGGAACTGTGCCTGTGGGACGTGTTGAGACTGGTGTCATCAAGCCTGGTATGGTTGTGACCTTTGGTCCCAGTGGTCTGACCACTGAAGTCAAGTCTGTTGAGATGCACCATGAAGCTCTCCCTGAGGCTCTTCCTGGTGACAATGTCGGGTTCAATGTGAAGAATGTCGCTGTCAAGGATCTCAAGCGTGGTTATGTTGCCTCCAACTCCAAGGATGACCCTGCCAAGGAAGCTGCTAACTTCACCTCACAGGTCATCATCATGAACCACCCTGGCCAGATTGGAAATGGATATGCTCCGGTTCTTGACTGCCATACCTCCCACATTGCTGTGAAGTTTGGTGAGATTTTGACCAAGATTGACAGGCGGTCTGGTAAGGAGCTTGAGAAGGAGCCCAAGTTCTTGAAGAATGGTGATGCCGGTATGGTTAAGATGCTTCCCACCAAGCCCATGGTTGTCGAGACCTTCTCTGAGTACCCACCTCTTGGTCGTTTTGCTGTGAGGGACATGCGCCAAACTGTTGCTGTTGGAGTCATCAAGAATGTGGAGAAGAAGGATCCATCTGGTGCCAAGGTGACCAAGTCTGCTGCCAAGAAGAAGTGA